DNA from Streptomyces sp. NBC_01260:
GGCCGCCGTGGTCCCGGTCTCCGACCGCTGCGCGTACGCCGGAGTGGTCGAGCACTCCGTCTACACCAGCCCCGAAGCCCGCGGACGCGGCGTGGGATTCGCATTGCTGACCGCCCTGCTGGCTTCAACCGATGCGAGCGGGATCTGGACGGTGCAGTCCGGGATCTTCCCCGAGAACACAGCCAGCCTCGCACTGCACGCAAAGGCCGGGTTCCGCGTCATCGGCACCCGCGAACGCATCGGCCTCCACCAAGGCCAGTGGCGCGATGTCGTTCTCGTCGAACGCCGCAGTCCGGCGATCAGCTGAGCGCCCGGCCGCGATCACGAGGTTTCGGCCGACAGGACCTCGTCCCCGCCCGGTGCCGGCCGACGACCGCTCCGGCAACGTTCCTGTCGCCCCCTGACGGCCGCCCGCCCGCCCCGTGCGCAACGGGACGACCCGCTGGTGAGCCTGTCACGCGCCCCGGCGGACCCGGCCATCGTCGGCGTGCAGGACAGAGTTGGCCCCTCAGGTGGTTGCTCGCAGGCTTGTTCGCCGGACTCCCGCAGCAAGGTCGGCATGAAGGAACCCTTCGAGGCCGGCCCTCTGCCGGTACCCCGCGCGGCGGGGCCTTGCGGGTGGCGGCGAGCCCCTCTTCGCCGTCACCGACCTGTGCGGGCTCCACGACGGCACCGTCATCGCCGGCCGCGTACGGCGACATCCCTCCCCGAGGCCGCTGCAGGACCGGTAGCCGGATGCGCCGGCGCCGAACGGAGTTCAAGACAAGAGGAGTTGGGGGACTGGTAGGAAAGTTTACTGTTCGCTAGCATTCCGGGCGGCGGCTTGGCGCGATGCCTGACTCCCGTGGGCATGACGCGCTCAGTGAGAGCTCTGGCCCGGCCGCCGTGACGCCGCCCCTGCCCGCACGCGGGTGGGGACACGACGTCACGCACCGATGCCCAGCTCTCGCCACCCCCAAGGCCAGGAGTCCAGGGATGCACCCGAATGGCTCAGCTTTGCTCCTCACGCCCACGCGGCGCCGCACGGTGGGCGTGGTCATCGCCGCCGTACTCCTGCTCGTCGGCAGCTTGT
Protein-coding regions in this window:
- a CDS encoding GNAT family N-acetyltransferase, yielding MTSAAPATGGRITAMRPEHAEQVLAIYQLGIDECNATFETTAPDWKEFDAAKLPEHRLVALNEQARVLGWAAVVPVSDRCAYAGVVEHSVYTSPEARGRGVGFALLTALLASTDASGIWTVQSGIFPENTASLALHAKAGFRVIGTRERIGLHQGQWRDVVLVERRSPAIS